The Porphyrobacter sp. HT-58-2 genome has a window encoding:
- a CDS encoding DUF1330 domain-containing protein → MTCQTYIDPSPDNFQAFKDLPRDTPINMLNLLLYRDQAEYPEGHEHAGKGWSGRRAYEEYGVTSGPIFRKLGGQILWRGRFETMVTGPEGERWHDAFIAQYPNAGAFFAMIKDPDYQIAVVNRTAALVDSRLVRFAPGEAGEGFG, encoded by the coding sequence ATGACCTGCCAGACCTATATCGACCCCTCGCCGGACAATTTTCAGGCGTTCAAGGACCTGCCGCGCGATACCCCGATCAACATGCTGAATCTGCTGCTCTATCGTGATCAGGCCGAATACCCGGAGGGTCATGAACACGCGGGCAAAGGCTGGAGCGGGCGGCGCGCCTATGAGGAATACGGCGTCACGAGCGGCCCGATCTTCCGCAAGCTCGGCGGGCAGATCCTGTGGCGCGGACGGTTCGAGACGATGGTGACGGGGCCGGAAGGCGAACGCTGGCACGATGCCTTCATCGCCCAGTACCCCAATGCCGGCGCCTTCTTCGCCATGATCAAGGACCCCGATTACCAGATCGCGGTGGTTAATCGCACCGCCGCACTCGTCGACAGCCGGTTGGTGCGATTTGCACCCGGCGAGGCGGGGGAGGGTTTCGGGTAA
- a CDS encoding GNAT family N-acetyltransferase, whose protein sequence is MTSLPDAGVRPACPADAQAIAAIYAWHVANGTATFDTVAPDEATWAAKIADFATRGFPFLVAEREGDVVAYAYAARFRDRAAYAHTCEDSIYVTRDARGGGIGTALLLALIAAARASGFQQMIAVIGGGEPASVALHGKCGFAHAGRMRNVGFKFGRLLDTVYMQRDLREEDPSP, encoded by the coding sequence ATTACAAGCTTGCCTGATGCGGGCGTCCGGCCTGCGTGTCCCGCCGACGCGCAGGCCATCGCCGCGATCTACGCATGGCACGTGGCCAATGGCACGGCGACCTTCGATACCGTCGCGCCTGATGAAGCGACATGGGCGGCAAAGATTGCCGATTTCGCCACCCGCGGATTTCCCTTTCTCGTCGCCGAGCGTGAGGGTGACGTGGTCGCCTATGCTTATGCCGCCCGCTTCCGTGACCGCGCCGCTTACGCGCACACTTGCGAGGACAGCATCTATGTCACCCGTGATGCGCGCGGGGGCGGGATCGGAACGGCGCTGCTCCTCGCCCTGATCGCGGCGGCGCGTGCGAGCGGTTTCCAGCAGATGATCGCGGTGATCGGCGGGGGCGAGCCGGCCTCGGTCGCACTCCACGGCAAGTGCGGCTTTGCTCACGCCGGGCGGATGCGCAATGTCGGCTTCAAGTTCGGGCGGCTGCTCGATACCGTCTACATGCAACGCGACTTGAGGGAGGAGGACCCCAGCCCATGA
- the moaB gene encoding molybdenum cofactor biosynthesis protein B, with amino-acid sequence MAIDESRAFKPINIAVLTVSDTRTPETDTSGDILAGRVTGAGHILAARTIVKDDAHLLAAQFEAWIDDPQIDAVVSTGGTGLTGRDVTPEALAMINGARDIPGFGELFRWLSFKSIGTSTVQSRACAVVARGTYIFALPGSNGAVKDGWDGILAEQLDSRNRPCNFVELMPRLREI; translated from the coding sequence GTGGCGATTGACGAGAGCCGGGCATTCAAGCCGATCAACATCGCCGTTCTGACCGTTTCCGACACGCGCACGCCAGAGACTGATACCTCGGGCGATATCCTCGCGGGCCGAGTGACCGGCGCAGGCCACATCCTGGCCGCGCGCACCATCGTGAAAGACGACGCCCACCTGCTTGCCGCCCAGTTCGAGGCGTGGATCGACGATCCGCAGATCGATGCTGTGGTCAGCACCGGAGGCACCGGCCTGACCGGGCGCGATGTCACGCCTGAGGCACTGGCGATGATCAATGGCGCGCGCGACATTCCGGGCTTTGGCGAGCTGTTCCGCTGGCTCAGTTTCAAGAGCATCGGCACCAGCACGGTACAATCGCGCGCCTGTGCGGTGGTGGCGCGCGGCACCTACATCTTCGCGCTCCCCGGCTCGAACGGCGCGGTCAAGGATGGCTGGGACGGCATCCTTGCCGAACAGCTCGACAGCCGCAACCGCCCCTGCAACTTTGTCGAACTGATGCCGCGCCTCAGGGAAATCTAG
- a CDS encoding long-chain fatty acid--CoA ligase, which produces MARLGAMQDWTMRVTAVIDHAAREAGDREIVSRWADGSETRTNWAGIRADALKMAQALQRLGIKPGDKVASLAMNHARHLVSWYGVAGMGGVLHTVNPRLFDDQLEYIVNHAEDRVLCYDAAFQPIVDRMKARWTTVEHYICYDSGANAPAFEDWIGAEDGDFEWVTGPETDPCMICYTSGTTGNPKGVQYEHRSTVMHAMSGLQPAAFNFSAASVMLPVVPMFHAASWGLPYAGAMAGIKFVFSAVNDPAVLHDLMLREGVTDSAGVPTVWLAHFQYCDANGLDLPPLKAATIGGSAAPKFMIERLMKNGTRVQHAWGMTETSPIGTVGGPTWDWDQLTLEEKIEKTAMQGRPIFGVQLRTVDLDDMTTELPRDGKTSGALQIRGPWIIKRYFKAEQDAVNNEGWFDTGDVGILHPDGTLQLTDRTKDVIKSGGEWISSVELENAACGHPAVAEAACIGIYHPKWDERPVLFVVKKAGAEVTGGEIIEHLKPLIAKWWLPDAVEFVDDIPHTATGKISKKDLRDRFADYKLA; this is translated from the coding sequence CCAACTGGGCGGGCATCCGCGCCGATGCGCTCAAGATGGCGCAGGCGCTCCAGCGGCTCGGCATCAAGCCTGGCGACAAAGTGGCAAGCCTCGCCATGAACCATGCGCGCCATCTGGTGAGCTGGTATGGCGTGGCGGGCATGGGCGGGGTGCTCCACACCGTGAACCCTCGGCTGTTCGACGATCAGCTCGAATATATCGTAAACCACGCCGAGGACCGGGTGCTGTGCTATGACGCGGCGTTCCAGCCTATCGTTGACCGGATGAAGGCGCGCTGGACCACGGTCGAGCATTACATCTGCTATGATTCTGGCGCTAACGCCCCGGCCTTCGAGGACTGGATCGGCGCAGAGGACGGTGATTTCGAATGGGTCACCGGGCCGGAAACCGACCCCTGCATGATCTGCTACACCAGCGGCACCACCGGCAATCCCAAGGGCGTGCAATACGAACACCGCTCGACGGTGATGCACGCCATGAGCGGACTGCAACCGGCGGCGTTCAATTTCAGCGCGGCTTCGGTGATGCTGCCTGTCGTGCCGATGTTCCATGCGGCAAGCTGGGGCCTGCCCTATGCGGGCGCGATGGCGGGGATCAAGTTCGTGTTCTCGGCGGTCAATGACCCGGCCGTGCTGCACGATCTGATGCTGCGCGAAGGGGTAACCGACAGCGCGGGCGTGCCGACCGTTTGGCTGGCGCATTTCCAGTATTGCGACGCCAACGGCCTCGACCTGCCGCCTTTGAAAGCCGCCACTATCGGCGGCTCGGCGGCGCCCAAGTTCATGATCGAGCGGCTGATGAAGAACGGCACCCGCGTCCAGCACGCCTGGGGGATGACCGAAACCTCGCCCATCGGCACGGTTGGCGGGCCGACCTGGGACTGGGACCAGCTCACGCTTGAGGAAAAGATCGAGAAGACCGCAATGCAGGGCCGTCCGATCTTCGGCGTGCAGCTGCGCACCGTCGATCTCGACGACATGACCACCGAATTGCCGCGCGACGGCAAGACCTCGGGCGCGCTCCAGATCCGGGGTCCGTGGATCATCAAGCGCTACTTCAAGGCGGAACAGGACGCGGTGAACAACGAAGGCTGGTTCGACACCGGCGATGTCGGCATCCTGCATCCCGACGGCACGCTGCAACTGACCGACCGCACCAAGGACGTGATCAAGTCCGGCGGCGAATGGATCAGCTCGGTCGAGCTCGAAAACGCCGCCTGCGGGCATCCGGCAGTGGCCGAGGCCGCCTGTATCGGCATCTATCACCCCAAGTGGGACGAGCGCCCGGTGCTGTTCGTGGTCAAGAAGGCCGGGGCCGAGGTGACCGGCGGCGAAATCATCGAGCATTTGAAGCCGCTGATCGCCAAGTGGTGGCTGCCCGATGCGGTCGAATTCGTCGACGACATTCCGCACACCGCCACCGGCAAGATCAGCAAGAAGGATCTGCGCGACCGGTTTGCGGATTACAAGCTTGCCTGA